Genomic DNA from Paenibacillus sp. KS-LC4:
TTCAGCAAGTCCTTGGGCGTTACGATGCCGACAAATTTTTTATCTTCATTAACAATGAGCAGCGTATCCGCATTTTCGGTAAACAAGGTGATGACCGCATCATGAACGGATAGCGTATCCGGTATGTTCACGGGCACGCCTTGTATTTCGGCAACCTTCATATGATCAAAGCGCTGCCTCGTTTCCGAGCTGTCAGTGCCGCGGTAAGCATTGCCTAGGAAATAACCGACTTTAGGCTTGGCATCAAGAAGCCCCAGCATCACGAGCAGCGAAAAATCCGAGCGCAGAGTAGGACGGCTCACGCCAATATAATCTGCAAGTTGCTCTCCGGTAACAGGCGCATGCTTCTTTACCAGCTCAATAAGCTCTAACTGCCTGGATGATAGCTGTATGACCGTTCTCTCCCCCTCTCGACCGTATCTATCTATAAGATAGTCATCATATTAAATGGTCTTTATCCGCAATTAATATAACACATATAAATATAATGCACAATATATAAGACGGCATAATGCTATTAGTGTTTCTGATAAAGGATGAAAGAGAAGTATATAATGCTCATTAATCCTCTTTTTCGAAAAATGACCTGCTGTTTGCTCGCTCCATCTTGCTGTTGAAATATGTATAAAAAAACGCAGGCTACCGAAAAATATCGGCAGCCTGCATCATTTATTCCTCCGTCATCTCCAAAAACAGCTTCACATCGGCAGTCGTCAAAGCGACCGCTTCACGCCAGAAATCCGGCTCCTCCAGGTTGACGCCCAAATGCTTCTGCGCCAAATCCTCAACCGTCATGCGGCCGGTATCTTGCAGCAGCGCCACGTAGCGATCCGCAAAGGCTGCCCCTTCCTTCACTGCCCGTGCGTAAATACCTGCACTGAACAAGTAGCCGAACGTATACGGGAAGTTGTAGAAAGGCACATCCGTGAAGTAGAAATGCAGCTTCGATGCCCAGAACAGTGGATGCACCTGTCCAAATGCGCCGCAGAATGCTTCACGCTGCGCTTCCTCCATCAGCTTGTTCAGCTCTTCCACAGTCAGCATGCCTTCGGCACGGCGCTCATAGAAGCGCGTCTCGAATAAAAACCGCGCATGGATATCCATGAAAAAGGACACCGCACTGCTCAATTTTTCTTCCAGCAGAGCGATTTTCTCATCCTTGCCCACAGCAGCCTTTAGCGCGGAATCCGATACGATCAGCTCTGCGAACGTTGAAGCTGTTTCTGCCACATTCATCGCATATTCCTGCGAGTAGGCTGGCAAGTCATTCATAACATGCTGATGATAAGCATGCCCCAGCTCATGCGCAAGTGTCGACACATTCGAGGCAGTACCCGAATACGTCATAAAGATTCTTGTCTCTTTGCTTTTCGGCAATGATGTACAGAAGCCGCCCGGACGCTTGCCTGGACGATCCTCAACCTCGATCCATTGGTCAACAAAGGCTTTTTCCGAAAAAGCGGCCAGCTCGGGGCTGAACTTCGCAAACTGCTCTAAAATTTGCGCCGCGCCCTCATCATAGCTGACAACCTTCTCCGCCGTACCGATGGACGCATACATGTCGTGCCAATCCATTTGCTCGACACCGAGCAGCTTTGCCTTGCGCTGCATATATTTAACCAGCTCCGGCTTGCCCTCATTGATCGCCGACCACATGGCCCCGATCGTCTTCTCGCTCATCCGGTTCATTTGCAGCGGCTCCTTGAGCGCCGACTCCCAGCCACGCTTGCCATACAATTTCAGGCGGAAGCCCGAAATTCGGTTCAAGGCGTCTGCGCACAGATCAGCCTGCTCGCCCCATTCCCGTTCCCACTCGGCAAAAGCCGCCTGCCGCACTGTACGATCGCTAGCTGAAAGCTTATTAAACATCTGTCCTGCCGAAAGCTCGCGCTTCACGCCATCTGCATCGACATCATTAAATTTCGCCCGCGAAACGACGAGATTGTACAAATCTCCCCAGCCATGATAGCCGTCTACCGCCATATCCTCGATTAAAGACTCCAGCTCCGGAGACAGCTTCTCCTTGGCCTGCTCGCGGCGCTCCGTCAAGCTGAATGCAATCTCAGCTGCTGCCCCTTCGCTGATCCACGCTGCCCAGCTGGCATCGTCCACATTCCGCAGCACATTGTCGTAGCGCGTCAGCGCGCCCTGGAAAGCCGCATTCAATGTTTTAATGCGATCATTCAGAGCCGTTGCCGCCTTATCCTTCATATTTTGCGCGGTCAAGCAAGCTACGAATGAATCCGACTGGCGCATCCGCAGCAAAACTGACTGCACGAGCTCCGTCACCTTGTTTAAATATGCAGCTCCCTCCTGCGGTGCTGCAAGCAGCTCCTCAAGCTCAGACAGCTCCTCCTGCACCGCAGCCAGCTCCGCTGCAAAAGCCTCCGAGCCTGCTCCTCCTGCATAAATAGAATCCAAATTCCATGTTAATGAATAATGCCCAACTGACATTCGCCTATCTCCTCTCCTTGCCTTGCCTTGCCCAATCATTTTTAATAAAAAATCTACCAAGGTGAAACGGCTGTCGCCGCCCTTCTGTGGCAAAACTGTCGCCTCGCGATGAAATATAAGCCTATTTATAGATGTGGAACTTACAATTGCTTATATTTCTCTAAAAAGCACCCGCAAGCTTCGCTTTTCATTTGCGCATTCTCCATAGGCGGTGTATAACTTAATTATATACAGATTGGAGGATTTCTACCATGTCCCAGCCTTTACAAATTTCAGCGGATACCGCAATCAAGCTGTCCAAGCAGCTCGGCATACCGATTGAACACTTAATGCATATGCCAAAGCACATTTTACTGCAAAAGCTCGGGGAGCTCGCCAAAGCCGAAGCCCAAGGGAGTGCGGCCACTGCAAACCCATCTGAGGATGAAGCTTCAGGAGACAAGCCTGTATGATTCCGTTTGAGAACACCTGGCCCTACGACATCATTATGAGCGACATCTATGTACATGCTTGTCCGTTTTGCCAGACCAGCAATGTGTTACTCCCGATTCGTCCCAAGGAAATTCCGCTCATTCAGCAAGGCAAAAAAAAGCTGCTGGTCTTTCCCTGCTGTCACAGCCGAATAACGATCATTGATGTAGATGGCGACTATTTGCTGGCAACTGAGCGCTTGCGCAAGCTCGGCAGCTAAGCAGGCAGCGCAGACAAGCCTTTTTTGAAAAATAGAGCGCCTGTCCCTTGTCTAAAGCCTCCTGCTCCCGTTCAACTAAATCAGGCCAGCAGGCAGCTGCCCGCTGGCCTCACAGCACAAAAAAAGAAGCTTCCGCACCCGCTGCTTACAGCGTAAATGCGAAAGCTTCTATATTTGTACCAGTCTGCTTCATGCCTAATTCGTATTAAGCAGATGTCAGTTCGCCATGCAGCTCTTGCTCCAGCATTTTGCTCGTTTCGAGCTCCTCGCGAATGAGCTGCCATTGCTCGCGGCTTGCCCGTATCATCGCAGCATCCATAATACGCTTGTCATTCACGATGCGCGAGAACCAGCGCACAGCCTCAGCACGTTCGCCGATGCGTC
This window encodes:
- a CDS encoding helix-turn-helix transcriptional regulator, with product MDRYGREGERTVIQLSSRQLELIELVKKHAPVTGEQLADYIGVSRPTLRSDFSLLVMLGLLDAKPKVGYFLGNAYRGTDSSETRQRFDHMKVAEIQGVPVNIPDTLSVHDAVITLFTENADTLLIVNEDKKFVGIVTPKDLLKITLGNAGAASIPVSMVMTRFPNIVTLSSEDSVADAIRKMILHQVDCLPVITSVDESGQGPEVTGWVSKSNIIRLMSDIAAAEELGEQGL
- a CDS encoding YycC family protein; the protein is MSQPLQISADTAIKLSKQLGIPIEHLMHMPKHILLQKLGELAKAEAQGSAATANPSEDEASGDKPV
- a CDS encoding M3 family oligoendopeptidase, encoding MSVGHYSLTWNLDSIYAGGAGSEAFAAELAAVQEELSELEELLAAPQEGAAYLNKVTELVQSVLLRMRQSDSFVACLTAQNMKDKAATALNDRIKTLNAAFQGALTRYDNVLRNVDDASWAAWISEGAAAEIAFSLTERREQAKEKLSPELESLIEDMAVDGYHGWGDLYNLVVSRAKFNDVDADGVKRELSAGQMFNKLSASDRTVRQAAFAEWEREWGEQADLCADALNRISGFRLKLYGKRGWESALKEPLQMNRMSEKTIGAMWSAINEGKPELVKYMQRKAKLLGVEQMDWHDMYASIGTAEKVVSYDEGAAQILEQFAKFSPELAAFSEKAFVDQWIEVEDRPGKRPGGFCTSLPKSKETRIFMTYSGTASNVSTLAHELGHAYHQHVMNDLPAYSQEYAMNVAETASTFAELIVSDSALKAAVGKDEKIALLEEKLSSAVSFFMDIHARFLFETRFYERRAEGMLTVEELNKLMEEAQREAFCGAFGQVHPLFWASKLHFYFTDVPFYNFPYTFGYLFSAGIYARAVKEGAAFADRYVALLQDTGRMTVEDLAQKHLGVNLEEPDFWREAVALTTADVKLFLEMTEE